One window of Thalassovita mediterranea genomic DNA carries:
- a CDS encoding DUF3592 domain-containing protein: MKRAIFTALPGIALTVMGLVALAVFRFSWASLLVGLPLLALGGGVLLEARQTLKESGSDETWKILQPVGSGGRVTFAQIIFTIFGAGALIIGLGVMKFGLEQRADWKALEASAERVSGVVVRQQRYTGVTTRYGQGDTYAPVIRYRDSSGQLQTHVSSSYSSPPAYDRGETVELLVPDCTGGEECEPRLTGGFGEAMRTWGVALFGLVFTVVGLGLVIHPPKEFGDGSAGGGGADI; the protein is encoded by the coding sequence ATGAAGAGAGCTATCTTCACTGCCTTGCCGGGCATTGCTCTCACCGTGATGGGCCTCGTTGCGCTGGCTGTTTTTCGATTTAGTTGGGCCTCTCTTCTCGTTGGACTGCCTCTGCTTGCGCTGGGGGGCGGCGTGCTCCTCGAAGCAAGGCAGACGCTTAAGGAATCCGGCTCCGACGAGACGTGGAAAATCCTTCAGCCCGTGGGATCAGGCGGCCGCGTTACCTTCGCCCAGATCATCTTCACAATCTTCGGCGCGGGCGCGCTCATCATTGGTCTTGGAGTCATGAAGTTCGGGCTTGAGCAGCGGGCTGACTGGAAAGCGCTCGAAGCATCGGCGGAACGCGTGTCCGGCGTTGTCGTCCGCCAGCAAAGATATACGGGAGTCACGACACGCTACGGACAGGGCGACACTTACGCGCCCGTCATCCGCTACCGCGACTCCTCGGGACAGCTTCAGACCCACGTATCCTCGAGCTATTCGAGCCCCCCGGCCTATGATCGCGGCGAGACCGTTGAGTTACTCGTACCCGACTGCACCGGCGGCGAGGAATGTGAACCGCGCCTGACCGGCGGCTTCGGTGAAGCCATGAGAACCTGGGGCGTCGCGCTCTTCGGACTGGTGTTCACCGTTGTCGGGCTAGGCCTCGTGATCCATCCACCAAAAGAGTTCGGAGATGGCAGCGCCGGAGGCGGCGGAGCCGACATCTGA
- a CDS encoding helix-turn-helix domain-containing protein, protein MQFRADAEKIKRWREERHWSQEHLAELAGIGLRTVQRIEKGEQASGESLKALAAAFNVDVMALTVDAQSQAAKAATQHRAEGVAALKLSFWIHLGSWGLGMLIFAAIGVSERNILLMAVPAMWWTVGLASHALTVMIVTLVSRYQNEMQPTD, encoded by the coding sequence ATGCAATTCAGGGCCGATGCAGAGAAAATAAAGCGCTGGCGCGAGGAACGGCACTGGTCGCAGGAGCACCTGGCCGAGCTTGCCGGGATCGGTCTTCGCACCGTCCAGCGCATCGAGAAGGGTGAGCAGGCCTCTGGTGAGTCGCTCAAGGCGCTGGCGGCGGCGTTCAATGTCGATGTCATGGCGCTGACGGTGGATGCGCAGTCGCAAGCGGCCAAGGCGGCAACGCAGCACCGGGCCGAGGGTGTCGCCGCGCTGAAGCTGTCCTTCTGGATTCACCTTGGGAGCTGGGGGCTCGGCATGCTGATCTTCGCGGCAATCGGGGTGAGCGAGCGGAACATCCTGCTCATGGCTGTTCCGGCGATGTGGTGGACGGTTGGTCTGGCGAGCCATGCTCTCACCGTGATGATCGTGACGCTCGTCTCGCGGTATCAGAATGAGATGCAGCCGACAGACTAG
- a CDS encoding DUF481 domain-containing protein gives MFDLLLAPAIAGGAAPAIISPDVEELPRAVHRMISAAMNTRDPAQLEAVIAAAKMAYPQHAAKIDAVVEDLSLPVEPLRIQPLVVPAPKPARFERAGYWEDRNGEISLSAAETKGNTDTLFLGLHGKLNLKRRSQIHRLETYANMAEANGVDSQNNWGASYQLDTLWTDAYFGYVRGSFARDDFAGFETDAFAGVGAGAYLIQSAAMTLRSEFGPGYRFLDIAKKEGTVGSIGLYGAAEFDWLIDEDWTLELDTKVNFSGPTSTVHPTLRMNADVSDHVQAGVSYDVRYESNPPLKSESLDRILRFNVKYKY, from the coding sequence ATGTTCGACCTTTTACTTGCGCCAGCAATCGCTGGTGGCGCAGCCCCTGCCATTATCAGCCCAGACGTTGAAGAGCTGCCTCGCGCGGTTCACCGGATGATATCGGCGGCGATGAACACGCGCGATCCCGCCCAGCTGGAGGCTGTGATTGCTGCGGCAAAGATGGCCTATCCGCAGCATGCTGCGAAGATTGACGCCGTTGTCGAAGATCTGAGCCTGCCCGTAGAGCCACTGCGCATCCAGCCTCTGGTGGTGCCAGCCCCGAAGCCTGCGCGGTTTGAGCGGGCAGGCTATTGGGAGGACCGCAATGGTGAGATTTCGCTGAGCGCGGCCGAGACCAAGGGCAACACGGACACGCTGTTTCTGGGCTTGCATGGCAAGCTGAACCTGAAGCGGCGTTCGCAGATCCACCGTCTGGAGACCTATGCGAACATGGCCGAGGCCAATGGGGTGGACAGCCAGAACAATTGGGGCGCTTCCTATCAGCTCGATACGCTCTGGACCGATGCGTATTTCGGCTATGTGCGCGGCTCTTTCGCGCGCGATGATTTTGCCGGGTTCGAGACGGATGCATTCGCGGGCGTCGGCGCGGGTGCGTATCTCATTCAAAGTGCGGCCATGACGCTGCGCAGCGAGTTCGGCCCCGGTTACCGCTTCCTCGATATCGCCAAGAAGGAAGGCACGGTCGGCTCCATCGGTCTATACGGCGCCGCTGAGTTCGACTGGCTGATCGATGAGGACTGGACGCTGGAGCTGGACACAAAGGTCAACTTCTCAGGGCCGACCTCTACAGTGCACCCAACGCTGCGCATGAATGCAGACGTGTCCGACCATGTGCAGGCCGGCGTCTCATATGATGTGCGTTATGAGTCCAATCCGCCGCTGAAGAGCGAAAGCCTCGACAGGATCCTGCGGTTCAATGTGAAATATAAATACTAG